Proteins co-encoded in one Capsicum annuum cultivar UCD-10X-F1 chromosome 9, UCD10Xv1.1, whole genome shotgun sequence genomic window:
- the LOC107840792 gene encoding bifunctional purple acid phosphatase 26 isoform X2 — protein MKQTILIWDLPMVHITQGDYDGKAVLISWVTPDKPGTSEVRYGLSEGKYEFTAKGSFTNYTFYTYKSGYIHKCLLNGLQYDTKYYYEIGDGDSARSFWFETPPKVDPDASYKFGIIGDLGQTYDSLSTLQHYMNSGAKTVLFVGDLSYADRYKYHNVGVRWDSWGRFVEPSTAYQTWIWNTGNHEIEYMPYMDEVTMFKSYLYRYPTPYQASKSTSPLWYSIRRASAHIIVLSAYSPFVKYTPQWKWLREEFKNVDRKKTPWLIVLMHVPIYNSNVAHFMEGESLRSVFEAWFVEHKVDVVFAGHVHAYERSYRVSNIRFNISSGDPYPVPDKSAPVYITVGDGGNQEGLAVRFRDPQPDYSAFREASYGHSTLEIQNRTHALYHWNRNDDGKKVKIDSFVLHNLYWGSRRKLNKNRLRSVILNKASTAQQ, from the exons ATGAAACAGACAATTTTGATATGGGATTTGCCTATG GTGCATATAACGCAGGGTGACTATGACGGAAAGGCTGTACTGATCTCGTGGGTCACGCCTGATAAACCGGGGACTAGTGAAGTACGTTATGGATTATCTGAGGGAAAATACGAGTTTACGGCTAAGGGATCATTCACAAACTACACATTTTACACCTACAAGTCTGGCTATATACACAAGTGCCTTCTCAATGGCCTTCAG TACGACACAAAGTATTACTATGAAATCGGAGATGGTGATTCTGCGCGAAGCTTTTGGTTCGAAACTCCTCCAAAGGTTGATCCAGATGCTTCGTACAAATTTGGCATCATAG GAGATCTCGGACAAACATATGATTCTCTTTCGACTCTTCAGCATTACATGAATAGCGGAGCTAAGACTGTCttatttgtgggagatctatctTACGCGGACAGATATAAGTATCATAATGTTGGAGTCCGTTGGGATTCATGGGGCCGCTTTGTTGAACCAAGTACAGCATATCAAACGTGGATTTGGAATACCGGAAATCATGAGATAGAATATATGCCGTATATG GATGAAGTAACTATGTTCAAGTCGTATCTGTACAGATATCCAACGCCGTATCAAGCTTCAAAGAGTACTAGCCCGCTTTGGTATTCCATTAGGAGGGCATCTGCTCACATAATCGTGCTATCGGCCTATTCTCCTTTTG TAAAATACACACCGCAATGGAAGTGGCTGCGAGAGGAATTTAAAAATGTCGACAGAAAGAAAACTCCATGGCTTATAGTCCTTATGCATGTTCCTATCTACAACAGCAATGTAGCTCATTTCATGGAGGGAGAAAGTTTGCGATCTGTCTTCGAAGCATGGTTTGTCGAACACAAAGTTGATGTGGTCTTTGCTGGCCATGTCCACGCCTATGAACGATCA taTCGCGTATCAAATATACGCTTTAACATCTCGAGTGGTGATCCATATCCAGTACCGGATAAATCAGCGCCTGTTTACATAACTGTTGGTGATGGAGGAAATCAAGAAGGTCTTGCTGTAAG ATTTAGAGATCCTCAACCAGATTATTCTGCTTTCCGCGAAGCTAGTTATGGTCATTCTACTCTAGAGATTCAGAACAGAACGCACGCACTCTACCATTGGAACAGAAATGACGATGGAAAGAAAGTTAAAATCGACTCCTTCGTGTTACACAATCTGTACTG GGGTAGCCGGAGAAAGTTGAACAAAAATCGTCTCCGTTCAGTCATTTTGAACAAGGCTTCAACTGCACAACAGTGA
- the LOC107840792 gene encoding bifunctional purple acid phosphatase 26 isoform X1 — translation MLLHLLFSLFAFVTFIDSGNAGVTSSFTRGEFPTVDIPLDNEVFAVPKGYNAPQQVHITQGDYDGKAVLISWVTPDKPGTSEVRYGLSEGKYEFTAKGSFTNYTFYTYKSGYIHKCLLNGLQYDTKYYYEIGDGDSARSFWFETPPKVDPDASYKFGIIGDLGQTYDSLSTLQHYMNSGAKTVLFVGDLSYADRYKYHNVGVRWDSWGRFVEPSTAYQTWIWNTGNHEIEYMPYMDEVTMFKSYLYRYPTPYQASKSTSPLWYSIRRASAHIIVLSAYSPFVKYTPQWKWLREEFKNVDRKKTPWLIVLMHVPIYNSNVAHFMEGESLRSVFEAWFVEHKVDVVFAGHVHAYERSYRVSNIRFNISSGDPYPVPDKSAPVYITVGDGGNQEGLAVRFRDPQPDYSAFREASYGHSTLEIQNRTHALYHWNRNDDGKKVKIDSFVLHNLYWGSRRKLNKNRLRSVILNKASTAQQ, via the exons ATGTTGCTTCATCTCTTGTTCTCGTTGTTTGCTTTCGTGACATTTATAGACAGCGGGAATGCTGGTGTAACGAGTTCATTTACTCGTGGTGAGTTTCCAACTGTCGATATTCCTCTTGACAATGAAGTCTTTGCAGTTCCTAAAGGTTACAATGCTCCACAGCAA GTGCATATAACGCAGGGTGACTATGACGGAAAGGCTGTACTGATCTCGTGGGTCACGCCTGATAAACCGGGGACTAGTGAAGTACGTTATGGATTATCTGAGGGAAAATACGAGTTTACGGCTAAGGGATCATTCACAAACTACACATTTTACACCTACAAGTCTGGCTATATACACAAGTGCCTTCTCAATGGCCTTCAG TACGACACAAAGTATTACTATGAAATCGGAGATGGTGATTCTGCGCGAAGCTTTTGGTTCGAAACTCCTCCAAAGGTTGATCCAGATGCTTCGTACAAATTTGGCATCATAG GAGATCTCGGACAAACATATGATTCTCTTTCGACTCTTCAGCATTACATGAATAGCGGAGCTAAGACTGTCttatttgtgggagatctatctTACGCGGACAGATATAAGTATCATAATGTTGGAGTCCGTTGGGATTCATGGGGCCGCTTTGTTGAACCAAGTACAGCATATCAAACGTGGATTTGGAATACCGGAAATCATGAGATAGAATATATGCCGTATATG GATGAAGTAACTATGTTCAAGTCGTATCTGTACAGATATCCAACGCCGTATCAAGCTTCAAAGAGTACTAGCCCGCTTTGGTATTCCATTAGGAGGGCATCTGCTCACATAATCGTGCTATCGGCCTATTCTCCTTTTG TAAAATACACACCGCAATGGAAGTGGCTGCGAGAGGAATTTAAAAATGTCGACAGAAAGAAAACTCCATGGCTTATAGTCCTTATGCATGTTCCTATCTACAACAGCAATGTAGCTCATTTCATGGAGGGAGAAAGTTTGCGATCTGTCTTCGAAGCATGGTTTGTCGAACACAAAGTTGATGTGGTCTTTGCTGGCCATGTCCACGCCTATGAACGATCA taTCGCGTATCAAATATACGCTTTAACATCTCGAGTGGTGATCCATATCCAGTACCGGATAAATCAGCGCCTGTTTACATAACTGTTGGTGATGGAGGAAATCAAGAAGGTCTTGCTGTAAG ATTTAGAGATCCTCAACCAGATTATTCTGCTTTCCGCGAAGCTAGTTATGGTCATTCTACTCTAGAGATTCAGAACAGAACGCACGCACTCTACCATTGGAACAGAAATGACGATGGAAAGAAAGTTAAAATCGACTCCTTCGTGTTACACAATCTGTACTG GGGTAGCCGGAGAAAGTTGAACAAAAATCGTCTCCGTTCAGTCATTTTGAACAAGGCTTCAACTGCACAACAGTGA